In Methylomonas sp. ZR1, one DNA window encodes the following:
- a CDS encoding YgjP-like metallopeptidase domain-containing protein, whose product MRPLKYLAGYAPAITVQVHALIDSDKLPELLLKKYPRPHDIKTDKALYVYTMDLKNQFLRQSSPLSKVVYDDKIDVLHQALGLHSAVSRVQGGNLKAKNEIRIGAIFKIAPPEFLQMIVVHELAHLREKQHNKAFYKLCEHMAPDYHQWEFDMRLYLTCLDLGRAIY is encoded by the coding sequence GTGCGCCCGTTAAAATACCTGGCTGGCTATGCGCCTGCCATCACGGTGCAAGTGCATGCGCTGATCGACAGCGACAAACTGCCCGAGTTGCTGCTGAAAAAATACCCCCGGCCGCATGATATAAAGACCGACAAAGCGCTTTATGTCTACACGATGGATCTTAAAAATCAATTTCTGCGGCAATCCAGCCCTCTCAGTAAAGTTGTTTACGACGACAAAATCGATGTCTTGCATCAGGCCTTGGGCTTACATTCCGCGGTCTCGCGGGTGCAGGGCGGCAATTTAAAAGCAAAAAATGAAATTCGTATCGGTGCGATCTTTAAAATTGCGCCGCCGGAGTTTTTGCAGATGATCGTCGTTCATGAGCTCGCGCATCTACGTGAAAAACAGCATAACAAGGCTTTTTACAAATTATGCGAGCACATGGCGCCGGACTATCACCAATGGGAATTTGATATGCGGCTTTATCTGACCTGTCTGGATTTGGGTCGGGCGATTTATTGA
- a CDS encoding DUF5710 domain-containing protein, with translation MADAKTYLNVPYAEKDAAKALGARWDAAVKKWYVPANKDVALFAKWQVESGLGQLPNGEAKNSKADSVVGGTTRSSDKNFVAYDGDEPPWD, from the coding sequence ATGGCTGACGCGAAAACTTATCTGAATGTACCCTATGCCGAAAAGGATGCGGCGAAAGCGCTTGGCGCCAGGTGGGATGCGGCTGTCAAGAAATGGTATGTCCCCGCCAATAAAGACGTGGCGCTGTTTGCCAAATGGCAGGTGGAGTCCGGGCTTGGGCAATTGCCCAACGGCGAGGCGAAAAATTCAAAAGCCGACAGTGTCGTCGGCGGCACAACCCGGTCAAGCGATAAAAACTTCGTAGCCTATGACGGAGACGAGCCGCCATGGGATTGA
- a CDS encoding AI-2E family transporter, with protein MPIQISRYEKIASLAALCLLLFACYQVLKPFIFDLLWAAILCFVTWPLYLRLRDWKLTSNWAATAMVLPIGILLLTPFVAATLTFTEDINHLLQWLNQSRHVWPEPPAWLQSLPLVGDNAVSAWQSVGEDSSRLVNLARQYALGASSWLLQQGIGLAGELMHMGLAILVLFFFYRDGEHVAQHVVIGVERLAGERTQRILHIVRSSLRAVVYGILGTALVQALASILGFVIAGVPYAFVLGVIAFFSMIIPAAGTVIWLPIALWLLAEGETGWAVFIALWFLLFVGTIDNWLRPILISREVELPFVLIVFGIFGGLLAFGFIGVFIGPTLLATSYALVLDWLIRNEQQELDSQANTEGKDC; from the coding sequence ATGCCTATCCAGATTTCCCGTTACGAAAAAATCGCCAGTCTGGCGGCCTTGTGCCTGCTGCTGTTTGCCTGTTATCAGGTATTAAAACCGTTTATTTTCGATTTGTTGTGGGCGGCCATTCTGTGTTTTGTCACCTGGCCGCTGTATCTGCGTTTGCGCGATTGGAAGCTGACTTCCAACTGGGCGGCCACTGCCATGGTCCTGCCGATAGGCATATTGCTGCTAACGCCGTTCGTCGCCGCCACGCTGACATTTACCGAAGATATTAACCACTTGCTGCAGTGGCTTAATCAAAGCCGGCATGTGTGGCCGGAACCTCCGGCTTGGCTGCAATCGTTGCCCTTAGTCGGCGACAACGCTGTCTCGGCCTGGCAGAGTGTCGGCGAAGACTCCAGCCGCCTCGTCAATCTGGCCCGGCAATATGCGCTGGGCGCCAGTAGCTGGTTGCTGCAACAAGGCATTGGCTTGGCCGGCGAACTGATGCATATGGGCCTGGCTATTTTGGTGCTATTTTTTTTCTATCGCGACGGCGAACACGTTGCTCAGCATGTGGTGATTGGCGTCGAACGCTTGGCCGGCGAGCGCACCCAGCGCATCCTGCATATCGTCCGCTCCAGTCTGAGGGCGGTGGTATACGGCATCCTCGGCACCGCGCTGGTACAAGCACTGGCTTCCATCCTGGGCTTTGTGATTGCCGGCGTGCCTTACGCCTTTGTGCTAGGCGTCATCGCCTTCTTTTCGATGATTATCCCTGCGGCCGGCACGGTGATTTGGCTGCCCATCGCCCTGTGGTTGTTAGCTGAAGGCGAGACCGGCTGGGCGGTTTTTATCGCATTGTGGTTTTTGCTGTTCGTCGGCACCATCGACAACTGGCTGCGGCCGATTTTGATCAGCCGGGAAGTGGAATTGCCGTTCGTGTTGATCGTGTTCGGCATCTTCGGTGGGCTGTTAGCGTTTGGCTTTATCGGCGTATTTATCGGCCCGACCCTACTGGCCACCAGCTATGCCTTGGTGCTGGACTGGCTGATTCGCAATGAACAGCAGGAGCTGGACAGCCAAGCGAACACTGAAGGTAAAGACTGCTAA
- a CDS encoding CBS domain-containing protein, with amino-acid sequence MRVAELMTTKVFTVEPHDLIDRVFFLIHYEKIRHLPVVEKGKLVGIVSDRDLYKALGPKSNSNAVEASKDSTQLHVVTQKVVHIMHRGVYTVTPETPASEAAAMMAEHRVGALPVVEKDKLVGILSATDILRVFAKLERAHEKLEQQIKEGAAHG; translated from the coding sequence ATGCGCGTAGCAGAGTTAATGACCACCAAGGTATTTACCGTCGAACCTCACGATCTGATCGATCGCGTGTTCTTTTTGATCCATTACGAGAAAATCCGCCACCTGCCTGTCGTTGAAAAAGGCAAATTGGTCGGTATCGTTTCCGACCGGGATTTATATAAAGCCTTGGGCCCCAAAAGTAATTCCAATGCGGTGGAAGCTAGTAAAGACAGCACCCAATTGCATGTGGTCACGCAAAAAGTCGTGCACATCATGCATCGCGGCGTTTATACCGTGACCCCGGAAACGCCTGCGTCGGAAGCGGCGGCGATGATGGCGGAACACCGCGTCGGCGCGCTGCCGGTGGTGGAAAAAGACAAACTGGTAGGCATATTGTCCGCTACCGATATTTTAAGAGTGTTTGCCAAGTTGGAACGCGCGCACGAAAAGCTGGAACAACAAATCAAGGAAGGCGCCGCGCACGGCTAA
- a CDS encoding Rieske 2Fe-2S domain-containing protein, which produces MSVKHPFAICPAQQVPELGKFPFELLYRGSPRAAVLVRFQGEVYAYLNQCVHMPRALDCENSNIFDESGRYLQCSMHSICYDPISGESLSEICLGKKLTALKVKEQDDWIYLVDKRAAITG; this is translated from the coding sequence ATGTCGGTGAAACACCCATTTGCCATCTGCCCTGCTCAACAAGTTCCCGAGCTCGGCAAATTTCCGTTTGAACTGCTCTATCGCGGCTCGCCACGCGCTGCGGTTCTGGTGCGTTTCCAAGGTGAGGTATACGCTTATCTGAACCAATGCGTCCACATGCCTAGGGCATTGGATTGTGAGAACAGCAACATTTTCGACGAATCGGGACGCTATTTGCAGTGTTCCATGCACAGTATTTGCTATGACCCGATCAGCGGCGAGTCTTTAAGCGAAATTTGCCTGGGCAAAAAACTGACCGCGCTGAAAGTCAAAGAACAAGACGACTGGATTTACTTAGTGGATAAAAGAGCCGCGATTACCGGTTGA